One Flavobacterium sp. 90 DNA segment encodes these proteins:
- a CDS encoding GPW/gp25 family protein, with the protein MDNNTEHKNTAFLGSGWAFPVSFSVDNHQLSLSANETNINESINVILNTRKGERTLEAEFGSGIQQFMFRKIDNTLKGEIIETIKFALLRYEPRILVQDVKVASTDVLNGKIEILITYIYSQTNTRHNYVFPFYLKEGTNLDRKK; encoded by the coding sequence GTGGATAATAATACAGAACATAAAAACACGGCTTTTTTGGGTTCAGGATGGGCATTTCCTGTGTCTTTCTCTGTCGATAATCATCAGCTGAGTTTATCTGCTAATGAAACCAATATTAACGAATCTATCAATGTGATTCTAAATACCCGCAAAGGCGAGCGTACTCTCGAAGCTGAATTTGGCTCTGGAATACAGCAATTTATGTTTAGAAAAATTGATAATACGCTGAAAGGCGAAATTATAGAAACCATCAAGTTTGCATTATTACGTTACGAACCAAGAATTTTGGTACAAGACGTAAAAGTGGCTTCGACTGATGTATTAAACGGAAAAATAGAAATATTGATTACTTATATCTATTCTCAAACCAACACAAGACACAATTATGTGTTCCCATTTTATTTGAAAGAAGGAACAAACTTAGATCGTAAAAAATGA
- a CDS encoding PAAR domain-containing protein — protein MPPAARLTDFHQCPMITPGVPPIPHVGGPIVGPGAPTVLIVGLPAARVGDMLVCVGPPDSIIKGSSSVMICGMPAARIGDSTAHGGSIVLGAFNVMIGG, from the coding sequence ATGCCTCCAGCAGCAAGACTTACAGACTTTCACCAATGCCCGATGATTACTCCGGGTGTACCACCAATACCACATGTGGGCGGGCCAATTGTTGGTCCGGGTGCGCCAACTGTTTTGATCGTGGGATTACCGGCAGCCAGAGTTGGCGATATGTTGGTTTGTGTGGGACCGCCGGATTCTATTATAAAAGGATCATCGTCGGTTATGATATGCGGCATGCCAGCCGCAAGAATTGGCGATTCAACCGCTCATGGAGGATCAATTGTCCTTGGAGCATTTAATGTAATGATAGGTGGATAA
- the vgrG gene encoding type VI secretion system tip protein VgrG codes for MSASTEIKSGGIATFVVKVNGTAIADELSVLSVHIEKKVNRIASAKVTILDGEANTGKFDASSSSIFVPGATISIEAGYDNTNAVVFSGIIMSQTLRIDNLVGSALEVECRDNAIKMIVGRKSLTYSKQKDSDIISTIIGNYSGLSSDVTATSTTWPEQVQYYVTDWDFILALAESNGLIVTTLNGKISVFPPGKTTTSVLTVTYGDTLLEFNAKLNAVTQLGSVTANSWDFKTQAVVNGKAAPDVTGTGNLTTKKLSEVVGLESYQLLTSAPIESADLTNWSKAQIIKSEYSKIMGEAKFQGTNLIDPGKYMTFAGLGDRFNGDYLIGGVVHDLSQGNWVSEVTLGLSPFWFTEEPDVMAPPASGLLPGAKGLLNGTVKKMYEDPDSQYRVLVDVPLLDPNGAGIWARLTNFYSTSGAGAFFMPEVGDEVILGFINEDPRYPIILGSLYSSTTIKPFTGLDPNEKNSIKAIVSKSGISVQFDDEKKIWTVATPNKNTIIISDEDKKITIKDENSNSIVMSSDGIDLSSQKNINISANQNVTIKGNQGVSIQSSAGDVAIKGLNIKENADMQYSAQGGQMAQVSGGMQLTLKGAMVMIN; via the coding sequence ATGAGTGCTTCAACCGAAATAAAAAGTGGCGGAATTGCAACATTCGTTGTCAAAGTTAATGGTACGGCAATAGCTGATGAACTAAGTGTGCTTTCTGTTCATATCGAAAAAAAAGTCAACCGAATCGCTTCTGCAAAAGTGACAATTCTGGACGGAGAAGCTAATACAGGAAAGTTTGATGCGAGCTCATCGTCTATTTTTGTGCCGGGCGCAACCATTAGTATAGAAGCAGGTTATGATAACACTAACGCCGTTGTTTTCTCCGGTATTATTATGAGTCAGACACTTCGTATTGACAATTTAGTAGGATCAGCATTAGAAGTTGAATGTCGCGACAATGCCATAAAAATGATTGTAGGCCGAAAAAGCCTCACCTATTCCAAACAAAAAGACAGCGATATTATATCAACCATCATAGGAAATTATTCAGGATTGAGTTCAGATGTAACCGCTACAAGTACAACGTGGCCGGAACAAGTACAATATTATGTTACAGATTGGGATTTTATTTTGGCTCTAGCCGAATCAAATGGCTTGATCGTAACAACTCTAAACGGAAAAATTTCTGTGTTTCCTCCGGGTAAAACCACAACATCAGTACTTACTGTAACTTATGGAGATACTTTATTAGAGTTTAATGCCAAATTAAACGCCGTAACACAATTAGGAAGCGTTACCGCAAACAGTTGGGATTTTAAAACCCAAGCCGTAGTAAATGGTAAAGCCGCACCGGATGTTACAGGAACCGGAAATTTAACCACAAAAAAACTATCCGAAGTCGTTGGCCTTGAAAGCTATCAATTGCTGACTTCGGCTCCTATAGAATCTGCCGATTTAACCAATTGGTCAAAAGCACAAATTATTAAAAGTGAATATTCTAAAATAATGGGGGAAGCCAAATTTCAAGGTACAAACTTAATCGATCCCGGAAAATACATGACCTTCGCCGGTCTTGGAGACAGATTCAATGGCGATTACCTAATTGGTGGAGTTGTACACGATTTGTCACAAGGAAACTGGGTTTCAGAAGTTACACTTGGACTTTCACCCTTTTGGTTTACCGAAGAACCTGATGTTATGGCACCACCAGCTTCTGGGTTACTTCCCGGAGCAAAAGGTCTCTTGAACGGAACCGTAAAAAAGATGTACGAAGATCCCGATTCTCAATATCGGGTTTTAGTCGATGTTCCATTATTAGATCCAAATGGTGCAGGAATCTGGGCAAGATTGACGAATTTTTATTCAACAAGCGGTGCCGGAGCTTTCTTCATGCCTGAAGTTGGAGACGAAGTTATTCTGGGATTCATAAACGAAGATCCACGTTATCCAATAATTCTGGGAAGCCTCTATAGCAGCACAACCATAAAACCGTTTACAGGATTAGATCCAAATGAGAAAAATTCGATAAAAGCCATCGTTTCCAAATCAGGAATTTCGGTGCAATTTGATGATGAAAAGAAAATATGGACCGTAGCAACGCCCAATAAAAATACCATCATAATCAGTGATGAAGACAAGAAAATCACGATTAAGGATGAAAACAGTAACAGTATCGTAATGTCAAGCGATGGTATTGATTTGTCAAGCCAAAAAAACATCAATATCTCAGCAAATCAAAATGTTACCATAAAAGGAAATCAAGGTGTTTCAATACAATCAAGCGCCGGAGACGTCGCAATAAAAGGCTTGAACATCAAAGAAAACGCAGACATGCAATACAGCGCTCAAGGCGGACAAATGGCACAGGTTTCGGGAGGAATGCAATTGACTTTGAAGGGTGCGATGGTGATGATAAATTGA
- a CDS encoding DUF5908 family protein — MPIEIRELIIKTEIVTTNAKNSAVAKERELSILRKQLLEECKRLIAEKNQENSYKR; from the coding sequence ATGCCAATCGAAATAAGAGAACTGATTATCAAAACAGAAATTGTAACTACAAATGCCAAAAATTCGGCTGTAGCCAAAGAAAGAGAACTATCAATCTTAAGAAAACAATTACTTGAAGAATGCAAAAGATTAATTGCCGAGAAAAATCAGGAAAACAGCTATAAACGCTAA
- a CDS encoding phage tail protein: MAVSNDYPVSFYFTLSFAGVDAAFKEVSGISKELSVEEIVCGGENRFKYRLPTISNSQNLVLKRAMVPAGSQLVNWCANCIDQGLSNPIQPKNVILRLLNASGVVCMQWTFNNAYPVKYAVSDLNSQESNIAIESIELAYTYFNISKDTKFDKLFT, translated from the coding sequence ATGGCGGTAAGTAACGATTATCCCGTTAGCTTTTATTTTACACTCTCATTTGCGGGTGTAGATGCGGCTTTCAAAGAGGTATCCGGAATTTCTAAAGAATTAAGCGTTGAAGAAATTGTTTGTGGAGGCGAAAATAGATTTAAATATCGCCTCCCAACTATTTCTAACAGTCAAAACTTAGTGCTAAAAAGAGCCATGGTGCCTGCAGGATCTCAGTTGGTAAATTGGTGTGCCAACTGCATCGATCAGGGATTATCAAACCCAATCCAGCCAAAAAATGTGATCTTAAGATTGCTCAATGCCTCAGGTGTTGTATGCATGCAATGGACTTTTAATAATGCTTATCCGGTAAAATATGCCGTTTCTGACCTAAACTCTCAGGAAAGCAATATTGCTATTGAATCTATTGAACTTGCCTATACCTATTTTAATATTTCTAAGGATACAAAATTTGATAAACTTTTTACATAA
- a CDS encoding phage tail protein codes for MATDDGSVQGATWPMPKFRFEVDLGTELTKVAFQEVTGMDVENQIIEYRKSNSPLFSVEKMPGITKYGNVTMKRGIFVNDNSFWDWHKQVTMNTIKRRTVLIKLLDEKGGVTMQWTLNNAWPTKITSTDLKSDGNEVAVDTIEIAHEQLIIKNGGK; via the coding sequence ATGGCAACAGATGACGGAAGCGTACAAGGCGCAACATGGCCCATGCCAAAGTTTAGATTCGAAGTAGATCTTGGAACTGAATTAACAAAAGTAGCTTTTCAGGAAGTTACAGGAATGGATGTCGAAAATCAAATTATAGAATATCGCAAAAGTAATAGTCCGCTATTTTCTGTAGAGAAAATGCCGGGGATTACCAAATACGGAAACGTAACGATGAAACGAGGAATCTTTGTAAATGACAATTCTTTCTGGGATTGGCATAAGCAAGTTACGATGAACACGATTAAAAGAAGAACCGTTCTGATAAAATTATTAGACGAAAAAGGCGGTGTAACCATGCAATGGACATTAAACAATGCCTGGCCAACAAAAATTACCAGTACAGATTTAAAATCTGATGGTAACGAAGTTGCGGTAGACACGATAGAAATTGCACATGAACAACTGATCATAAAAAATGGCGGTAAGTAA
- a CDS encoding phage tail sheath C-terminal domain-containing protein: MNLSTIQTPGVYIQELNAFPNSVVAVATAVPAFIGYTPQASYEGKSYTNKAVKITSFADFQAFFCLPDPPAPASPAKQYSPEYYLVAEKSQPLRGDYMLIAGTYYSIVPDPNTVYYLYNSVRLFYENGGGDAYIVSVGSYGPSSGKGATPGIPVVNPNVQLNDLTNGLSILLNEQEPTMYICPEATLLSLENNGTLMQAMLLQSTNMQTAMCLFDIIGGDDPDPILYTQDISNFRMNTGSNGLNYGMAYYPFIGTTVMQNSDIDYTNLFGGDVKQLEAILNPASAPNPAVATIIAGIQNPASTLTVTQNNNALLIASQTYSLMIKHILSDANILPPSGAMAGVITTVDNAIGPWEAPANTSIVGVSSLPISISESQQGNLNVDAVSGKSINAIRTFNGLGILIWGSRTLDGNSQDWRYIPVRRTMIFLEQSCKLAAQAYVFQPNDKNTWEAVISMISSFLSSIWKQGGLQGASASDAFSVACGLGSTMTADDLLNGFMNVTVKVAVVHPAEFIVLTFQQQMATSS; this comes from the coding sequence ATGAATTTATCTACCATCCAAACTCCTGGTGTTTACATTCAAGAATTAAATGCTTTTCCCAATTCAGTTGTTGCAGTTGCTACAGCCGTACCAGCATTTATAGGGTACACACCTCAGGCCTCTTACGAAGGAAAATCGTATACGAATAAGGCGGTAAAAATCACATCATTTGCTGATTTTCAGGCTTTTTTCTGTTTACCGGATCCACCTGCTCCTGCAAGTCCGGCAAAGCAATACAGCCCTGAATACTATTTAGTAGCAGAAAAAAGTCAACCTTTAAGGGGAGATTATATGCTGATTGCAGGAACTTACTATTCAATAGTTCCAGATCCTAACACGGTTTATTATTTATACAATAGCGTAAGGCTTTTTTATGAAAATGGCGGTGGAGATGCTTATATTGTTTCTGTGGGTTCTTATGGCCCTTCGTCTGGAAAAGGGGCAACTCCGGGGATTCCTGTTGTGAACCCAAATGTGCAATTGAATGACTTGACAAATGGTCTTTCGATATTGCTAAACGAACAGGAACCAACAATGTACATTTGCCCTGAAGCGACCTTGTTAAGTTTAGAAAACAATGGAACGCTAATGCAGGCAATGCTTCTTCAGTCTACGAATATGCAAACAGCAATGTGTTTGTTTGATATTATTGGAGGCGACGATCCTGACCCAATTTTGTACACGCAGGATATTTCAAATTTCAGAATGAACACTGGTTCTAATGGCTTAAATTACGGAATGGCTTATTATCCTTTTATAGGAACTACGGTAATGCAAAATTCTGATATTGACTACACTAATTTATTTGGTGGCGATGTAAAACAATTAGAGGCTATCCTTAATCCTGCAAGTGCACCTAATCCGGCTGTTGCTACGATTATTGCCGGTATTCAAAATCCGGCGAGTACCTTGACGGTGACACAAAACAATAATGCGCTTTTGATTGCAAGTCAAACTTATTCGCTGATGATAAAACATATTTTATCAGATGCTAATATTCTGCCTCCAAGTGGTGCTATGGCTGGTGTTATTACTACTGTAGACAATGCAATTGGTCCGTGGGAAGCTCCTGCAAATACTTCAATTGTTGGTGTTTCATCATTGCCAATTTCTATTTCTGAGAGTCAGCAAGGCAATTTAAACGTTGATGCTGTTTCCGGTAAATCGATCAATGCGATCAGAACCTTTAACGGTTTAGGAATTTTAATCTGGGGATCAAGAACATTAGACGGAAACAGTCAGGACTGGAGATATATTCCGGTACGCAGAACAATGATATTCCTGGAGCAATCTTGTAAACTGGCAGCTCAGGCATATGTATTTCAGCCAAATGACAAAAACACCTGGGAAGCTGTAATCTCTATGATTAGTAGTTTTTTAAGTTCGATCTGGAAACAAGGAGGTTTGCAGGGAGCCAGCGCTTCTGACGCTTTTTCTGTTGCCTGCGGATTGGGTTCTACAATGACTGCTGATGACCTTTTAAACGGTTTTATGAATGTAACTGTAAAAGTAGCCGTTGTTCATCCTGCTGAATTTATCGTTCTGACATTTCAACAGCAAATGGCAACTTCTAGTTAA
- a CDS encoding Pvc16 family protein, which produces MINQSLQFTKNLLGQFLKNQFGLDEDKTVLNYLIEPSGTLPKINQNKVVLSLINIEKETNQPFYIRNKKLEDGSYSNFNPTEKYNIDLLISSNFDDYTESLKFLDAIIVFFQINNYLDASSSSTIPDGLSRLEFEYEKISYHQMHSLWTAMAAKYQPSIIYKMKLIKVQGHEIMEIIPSVKNTSNTIGK; this is translated from the coding sequence ATGATCAATCAATCACTTCAATTTACGAAAAATTTGCTCGGACAGTTTTTAAAAAACCAATTTGGTTTGGATGAAGACAAAACGGTCCTGAATTATCTTATTGAACCAAGTGGAACTTTGCCAAAAATAAATCAGAATAAAGTCGTTTTATCTTTAATTAATATCGAAAAAGAAACCAACCAGCCTTTTTACATTAGAAATAAAAAATTAGAAGACGGAAGTTATTCTAATTTCAATCCAACAGAAAAATACAACATTGACTTATTAATCAGCAGCAACTTTGACGATTATACGGAATCGTTAAAATTTCTGGATGCCATTATTGTCTTCTTTCAGATTAATAATTATCTCGATGCTTCGTCCTCTTCTACTATTCCGGATGGTCTGAGCAGATTAGAATTCGAATATGAAAAAATCTCTTACCACCAAATGCACAGTTTGTGGACTGCTATGGCGGCAAAATATCAGCCTTCGATTATTTACAAAATGAAGCTGATAAAAGTTCAGGGTCACGAAATCATGGAAATTATACCGTCTGTAAAAAACACCAGCAATACTATTGGAAAATGA
- a CDS encoding LuxR C-terminal-related transcriptional regulator: MLEKKTILIGCDDTMVLTKVLHILSTIIDFTISTVSVSRAADLNRTAESLNPDLIFLCFKKNQSIINDPNFNSCKNDIPILCLTKNDECESLCWSKNCIVFTYSNNHLNNSEYLIYRIRSIFLLKKGETRSTIPTSFVEAAFQKNNSNKLSHYVMELDQKVEILLKVKERISYLYPNVDDSTRIELMSIVNSIKTVANDKKLWDDFKIYFEQSNPNFLLALAKKHPSLSSKDLKYCCYIKMNMSNNDITNLLGINQESVRTHKYRLKKKLTLKKEQDIISYLRTVS, translated from the coding sequence ATGCTTGAAAAGAAAACAATATTGATTGGATGTGATGATACTATGGTTTTAACCAAAGTATTACATATTTTGTCGACCATAATAGACTTTACTATTTCGACTGTTTCTGTCTCAAGAGCCGCAGATTTAAATCGTACCGCAGAATCCTTAAATCCCGATCTGATTTTTTTATGTTTCAAAAAAAACCAATCCATTATAAATGATCCAAATTTTAATTCCTGCAAAAATGATATTCCAATTCTCTGTTTAACAAAAAACGACGAATGTGAATCTTTGTGCTGGTCAAAAAATTGTATCGTTTTTACGTATTCTAATAACCATCTAAATAATTCCGAATATTTAATTTATAGAATCCGATCTATTTTTTTACTCAAAAAAGGGGAAACAAGAAGTACTATTCCAACATCGTTTGTCGAAGCAGCATTTCAAAAGAATAACTCCAATAAATTAAGCCATTATGTAATGGAACTTGATCAAAAAGTTGAAATACTTTTAAAGGTAAAAGAACGTATCTCCTACCTTTATCCTAATGTTGATGACAGCACCAGAATAGAATTAATGTCGATTGTAAACTCTATAAAAACAGTCGCAAACGATAAAAAACTCTGGGATGATTTTAAAATTTATTTCGAACAATCAAATCCAAATTTTCTTTTGGCTCTAGCCAAAAAACATCCTTCGCTAAGCTCCAAAGATTTAAAATATTGTTGCTACATCAAAATGAATATGAGCAATAACGACATCACAAATCTCCTTGGAATCAATCAGGAAAGCGTACGAACTCACAAATACCGCCTGAAAAAAAAATTGACCCTTAAAAAAGAACAAGACATTATCTCGTATCTGAGAACTGTTTCTTAA
- a CDS encoding META domain-containing protein, with protein MKNYILLFVAVLALSFNSCTTMKNTTSSSDLFNTTWELEYISGPRIAFDGLFPQKKPFIKFDESKGQVFGNAGCNGYSAPYTLKGNALSFGEQGPATLMYCDGGGEQVFTQMIRKIDSYSIDKDGKLNLLMKDVPMMRFKKVADK; from the coding sequence ATGAAAAATTACATCCTACTTTTTGTTGCTGTTTTAGCATTATCATTTAATTCTTGTACAACGATGAAGAATACCACAAGCTCTTCTGATCTTTTCAATACAACTTGGGAATTAGAATATATTTCTGGTCCGCGTATTGCTTTTGATGGTCTGTTTCCTCAAAAAAAACCATTTATAAAATTTGACGAAAGTAAAGGTCAGGTTTTCGGAAATGCTGGTTGCAACGGTTACAGTGCTCCTTATACTTTAAAAGGAAATGCTCTTAGCTTTGGCGAGCAAGGTCCGGCTACATTGATGTATTGCGATGGTGGCGGTGAACAGGTTTTTACACAAATGATCAGAAAAATAGATTCTTATTCTATTGACAAAGACGGTAAGCTAAATTTGTTGATGAAAGACGTACCAATGATGAGATTTAAAAAAGTGGCTGATAAATAA
- a CDS encoding Lrp/AsnC ligand binding domain-containing protein: MASIKKNENTDYLDREIMQKLSENGRIPFSDLAKELNISNSLVHLRVKKLQEAGVITGFGVKLNAKELGFETITYTGIVTKEARYSYSIAEKLKEIPEVIECHWVSGKYALFIKIVSFNNEELRKILYEQIHQIEGVGSTDSFFSFGAAFEKNLPV, translated from the coding sequence ATGGCGAGTATCAAGAAGAATGAAAATACTGACTATTTAGATCGAGAAATCATGCAAAAACTTAGTGAGAATGGGAGAATACCGTTTTCTGATCTTGCTAAAGAATTGAATATATCAAATTCACTGGTGCATTTAAGGGTCAAAAAATTACAAGAAGCCGGTGTAATTACAGGTTTTGGCGTCAAACTAAATGCTAAAGAACTTGGCTTTGAAACGATTACCTACACCGGAATCGTTACTAAAGAAGCACGCTACTCCTATTCTATTGCCGAAAAACTAAAAGAAATCCCCGAAGTCATAGAATGTCATTGGGTTTCTGGTAAATATGCTTTATTCATCAAAATCGTTTCTTTCAATAATGAAGAGCTTCGTAAAATTCTATACGAGCAAATTCACCAAATTGAAGGCGTTGGAAGTACGGATTCGTTTTTCTCTTTTGGTGCGGCTTTTGAGAAGAATTTGCCGGTTTAA
- a CDS encoding DUF1338 domain-containing protein, which yields MNKDQLLTKLWEQYADITPSAKKIQELLEDKGEEIQNDHIAIRTFNDKRVNIEVLEKPFINVGYEAKGEYNFETKKLYAKHYEHATDKSAPRIFISELELEKCSAELQETVQNILNSCDQNVFNDPELVLSGSVWKGNSQKIYKSLLEESEYAAWMYVYGFRANHFTINTNALKGFKTLEELNNFLEESGWKLNASGGKIKGTPEQLLEQSSTLADLYVVDFEEGAVEIPSCYYEFALRYPMANGELYQGFVASSADKIFESTDVKLQETK from the coding sequence ATGAATAAAGATCAATTACTTACGAAACTATGGGAGCAATATGCTGATATTACTCCATCTGCAAAAAAAATACAGGAATTATTAGAAGATAAAGGCGAAGAAATCCAGAATGACCATATTGCGATTCGTACTTTCAATGACAAACGTGTAAATATTGAGGTATTAGAAAAACCTTTTATAAATGTTGGTTATGAGGCAAAAGGCGAATATAATTTTGAAACTAAAAAATTATACGCAAAGCATTATGAGCATGCTACAGATAAAAGCGCTCCAAGAATTTTTATTTCGGAGTTAGAATTAGAAAAATGTTCTGCTGAATTGCAGGAAACAGTACAGAATATTTTGAACAGTTGTGATCAAAATGTATTCAACGATCCTGAATTGGTTTTAAGCGGATCTGTTTGGAAAGGAAACTCTCAAAAAATTTACAAATCATTATTAGAGGAATCTGAATATGCTGCGTGGATGTATGTTTACGGTTTTAGAGCAAATCACTTCACTATAAATACTAATGCTTTAAAAGGATTTAAAACATTAGAAGAATTAAATAATTTCTTAGAAGAAAGCGGTTGGAAATTAAACGCTTCCGGAGGAAAAATCAAAGGAACTCCAGAGCAATTATTGGAACAATCAAGCACATTGGCAGATTTATATGTAGTAGATTTTGAAGAAGGAGCGGTAGAAATTCCTTCTTGCTATTATGAATTTGCGCTTCGTTACCCAATGGCAAACGGAGAATTGTACCAAGGATTTGTAGCATCATCTGCTGATAAAATTTTTGAAAGTACAGATGTAAAGTTGCAGGAAACTAAATAA
- a CDS encoding aldehyde dehydrogenase family protein has translation MTKTELGFGIKEALDQLGIKDINEGTSTGLNNFSNGEILESYSPVDGALIGKIKTSTAADYKKVMESATAAFKQFRVMPAPQRGEIVRQFGEKLRQNKEALGKLVSYEMGKSLQEGYGEVQEMIDICDFAVGLSRQLHGLTMHSERPGHRMYEQYHPLGVVGIISAFNFPVAVWAWNTALAWICGDVCVWKPSEKTPLCGIACQNIIAEVIKENNLPEGISCLVNGDYKIGELLTSDKRVPLISATGSTRMGKIVAQVVAGRLGNSLLELGGNNAIIVTPDADIKMTVIGAVFGAVGTAGQRCTSTRRLIIHESIYDKVRDAIVSAYKQLRIGNPLDEKNHVGPLIDKHAVEMYNQALEKVVAEGGKILVEGGVLSGEGYESGCYVKPAIAEADNTFEIVQHETFAPVLYLLKYSGTVEDAIAIQNGVAQGLSSAIMTNNLREAELFLSVTGSDCGIANVNIGTSGAEIGGAFGGEKETGGGRESGSDAWKVYMRRQTNTINYTTSLPLAQGIKFDL, from the coding sequence ATGACAAAAACAGAATTAGGATTCGGAATTAAAGAAGCTTTAGACCAATTAGGAATAAAGGATATTAATGAAGGAACTTCAACAGGATTAAACAATTTTTCGAATGGTGAAATTTTAGAGAGTTATTCTCCGGTTGATGGAGCATTAATTGGAAAAATTAAAACTTCGACTGCTGCAGATTATAAAAAAGTAATGGAATCGGCAACTGCTGCTTTCAAACAATTCAGAGTAATGCCAGCGCCACAACGTGGAGAAATTGTACGTCAGTTTGGAGAAAAATTACGCCAAAACAAAGAAGCTTTAGGAAAACTGGTTTCTTATGAAATGGGTAAATCATTGCAGGAAGGTTATGGAGAAGTTCAGGAAATGATCGATATCTGTGATTTTGCAGTTGGACTTTCGCGTCAGCTTCACGGATTAACGATGCACTCAGAGCGTCCAGGACACAGAATGTACGAACAATATCATCCGTTGGGAGTTGTTGGAATCATTTCCGCATTCAACTTTCCGGTTGCAGTTTGGGCTTGGAATACCGCTTTGGCTTGGATTTGCGGAGATGTTTGCGTTTGGAAACCTTCTGAAAAAACACCTCTTTGCGGAATTGCCTGCCAGAATATTATTGCCGAAGTTATCAAAGAAAACAACCTTCCGGAAGGAATTTCATGCTTAGTCAATGGCGATTATAAAATTGGAGAGTTGTTGACAAGCGACAAACGTGTTCCATTAATTTCGGCTACAGGTTCTACAAGAATGGGTAAAATTGTTGCGCAGGTAGTTGCGGGACGTTTAGGAAATTCATTATTAGAATTGGGCGGAAACAACGCAATTATTGTAACGCCGGATGCAGATATTAAAATGACTGTTATTGGTGCCGTTTTTGGAGCCGTAGGAACAGCAGGACAAAGATGTACATCGACGCGTCGTTTGATCATTCACGAAAGTATTTATGATAAAGTGAGAGATGCAATTGTTTCTGCCTACAAACAATTACGCATTGGAAATCCATTAGACGAAAAAAATCACGTTGGTCCGCTTATCGATAAACATGCTGTCGAAATGTACAATCAGGCTTTAGAAAAAGTAGTTGCCGAAGGAGGAAAAATCCTTGTTGAAGGCGGAGTACTTTCTGGAGAAGGATACGAAAGTGGTTGCTACGTAAAACCTGCAATTGCAGAAGCTGATAACACATTTGAAATCGTACAACACGAAACTTTTGCCCCAGTATTGTACTTATTAAAATATTCAGGAACTGTAGAAGATGCCATCGCAATCCAAAACGGCGTTGCCCAAGGATTATCATCGGCAATTATGACCAATAATTTAAGAGAAGCCGAGTTATTCTTGTCTGTTACAGGATCTGATTGTGGTATTGCCAATGTAAATATTGGAACCTCAGGCGCTGAAATTGGAGGTGCTTTTGGTGGAGAAAAAGAAACAGGCGGAGGGAGAGAATCCGGATCTGATGCCTGGAAAGTTTACATGCGTAGACAAACCAATACAATTAATTACACGACTAGTTTGCCACTAGCTCAAGGAATTAAATTTGACTTGTAA